A portion of the Penaeus monodon isolate SGIC_2016 chromosome 28, NSTDA_Pmon_1, whole genome shotgun sequence genome contains these proteins:
- the LOC119590915 gene encoding formin-2-like (The sequence of the model RefSeq protein was modified relative to this genomic sequence to represent the inferred CDS: added 44 bases not found in genome assembly) — protein sequence MLYKIPVVCVLLISREMGVRETSANMEMLLLLCTLLGLPSTPEAYFSGSPSPYSLSGGHIPQPSNIVAHGYPNTPTSIVTHAAPNLNAPSSIIPHGVPDVHSPSSVIPHYPPDVNGPVGILPHYLPDMSTSPTQIIAHAHPDLSNPAQVVPQAMPYLYKVIPHGPPYPHSVIPHSAPYPGAVIPRGTPYPQAVYPHGPPSPTNVIPHGPPYLPHPPTPY from the exons ATGCTATATAAGATACCAGTTGTGTGCGTGTTGCTCATTAGCAGGGAAATGGGGGTTCGGGAAACGTCGGCGAACATGGAAATG CTACTTCTCCTTTGCACGTTGTTGGGTTTGCCTTCAACGCCCGAAGCTTACTTCAgtggctccccctccccctacagccTCTCCGGCGGGCACATACCTCAGCCATCAAATATCGTCGCCCACGGATACCCTAACACCCCTACAAGCATCGTTACGCACGCCGCACCCAACCTCAATGCCCCATCATCCATCATACCCCACGGTGTCCCCGACGTGCATTCTCCTTCGAGCGTCATACCCCATTATCCCCCGGACGTGAATGGCCCCGTGGGGATCCTTCCGCATTACCTGCCCGATATGTCCACCTCGCCGACGCAGATAATCGCCCACGCCCACCCAGACCTGTCAAACCCGGCGCAGGTCGTGCCACAAGCCATGCCTTACCTGTATAAAG AGCGCTCCTTATCCTGGCGCGGTCATTCCTCGTGGTACGCCTTATCCCCAAGCCGTCTATCCTCAtggtcctccttctcctactaatGTGATTCCTCATGGTCCTCCTTACCTGCCTCATCCCCCAACTCCTTACTAA